GCCTCGGGCGCCGCCGGCCGGGCGCCCGCCTCCGGCCGCGCGCCGAGCGCGGCCGGGTCGGCGACGCGGCGAAGGGTGTACCCTTCGATCCGCACCCGCTCCCGCCCCAACTCGTCCGCGAGCACGATGTCGCAGGTGAGCGTCTCCTGCCCGGCACCCGGGTGGCCGTAGCGGACGTGGCTGTAGAGGCGCGGCGGCAGGGGCCCGGCCACGCGGATCCGCTCGTAGGCGAGGGGGAGGTAGAGCCCGTCGCCCAAGTGCCGCAGGAACCCGGTGGCGGCGTCCAGCAGCGCGGGGTGAAGCGCGTAGTCGGCCAGGTCGCCCCGGAACGCCTCCGGCAGCTCCAGCTCCGCCAGCAGCTCCCCGTCACCGCGCGCGACGCTGCGCAGCGCGCCCGTCCAGCGGGGGCCGAAGCCGAGGAAGTGGTCTCCAGCGGTCGTGCCGCTCCCCTCCGCCTGCAGGTCCACCGGCACGCACCGGGACCGCACGGCCGCCGGATCGAGGTGGCCCACCTCCTCGTGGGCGCCGGGAACCACGCGGCCGTGCGCGTGCTCCTGCTCTCCACCCTCCCCGCCGCCCGGCGGGGCGCTGGAGACCCGGAAGGTGTAGCCCTCTCCCGCCGGCTCCAGCCGCAGGCGCACCAGCCGGGTGGCGCCGTCCGGAACGGAGAGCGGGGAGAGGAACACCACCTGCTCCAGCACGGGCACGGCGTCGGGGGCGCGGTCCGCGAAGGCCGCGCGCACCATCTCCAGGTAGGCGGTGCCCGGGAGGACGCCGCTCCCGCCCACGCGGTGCTCGTCCAGCACCCAGCTCGTGGACGGGCCCAGCTCCACCAGGTAGTCCAGGCCGCCGTCGCGCTCCGTCACCGACCCCAGGAGCGGATGGGGCACGGGGCGGCCCCGCTCGCGGAGCAGGTCGCCGAGGCGGCGGGAAACCGTCAGGCCGGCGGCCTGCCCCACCTCCGTCCATCCGTCCCAGTTGATCGAGACGGTGGGCCGGCCCCGCTGCTCGTGGCGGTACGCGGCGTAGGCGTCCAGGAAGGCGTTGGCGGCGCAGTGGTCGGCCGAGCCGATCCCGCCGTAGAGGGCGTGCAGGGAGGAGCAGAGCACCAGGAAGTCCAGGGGCTCCTCCGCCGTGGTCTCGTCCAGCACCAGGGTGCCGAGCACCTTGGGGGCGAGCACCGCGGCGAACTGCTCGGGAGAACGGAGCGGGATCAGCCCGCCGGGGACCACGCCCGCGGCGTGCACCACCCCGTTCAGCGGACCGAAGCGCTCCCGTGCGGCAGCCACCACGCGGCGCATCGCCTCCGCGTCGGTGACGTCCGATGCGGCGACCATCACCTCGGAGCCCAGCGCCTCCAGCGCCTCCACCGCGCGGATGCGGCGGCTGGTCGAGTCCTCCTCGCCGTGCTCGGCGACCCACGCGCCCCACCCCTCCCGCGGCGGAAGCCCCTTCCGCCCGGTGAGGACCAGCCGGGCCCGCGCCTCGCGGGCGAGGTACTCCGCGAGGGTGAGGCCGATCCCGCCCAGGCCGCCGGTGATCAGGTAGACGCCCTCCGGGCGGAGCTGCACCCCGCCCGCGGGGTGCGCATCACCGAGAGGCGCCTCCTGGTACCCCGGCTCCCAGCGCCGCC
The sequence above is a segment of the Longimicrobiaceae bacterium genome. Coding sequences within it:
- a CDS encoding SDR family NAD(P)-dependent oxidoreductase, with product LPGRTVVVFGGGAELAGRLAARGAEVVRVEHGSRWHEDGGRVVLRPGEADDYARLAAALRGKGPLHTVHLGSVEETGGPDAASLARGLEAGLFDVLRWVQALADAGMLEREGSLLCVTSGAQAVLGTEALRPWQAALVGLLKVVGQEFPRVRTRSVDVEPGGWEPAVLCELDDLLAGGGEGPEVAWRGRRRWEPGYQEAPLGDAHPAGGVQLRPEGVYLITGGLGGIGLTLAEYLAREARARLVLTGRKGLPPREGWGAWVAEHGEEDSTSRRIRAVEALEALGSEVMVAASDVTDAEAMRRVVAAARERFGPLNGVVHAAGVVPGGLIPLRSPEQFAAVLAPKVLGTLVLDETTAEEPLDFLVLCSSLHALYGGIGSADHCAANAFLDAYAAYRHEQRGRPTVSINWDGWTEVGQAAGLTVSRRLGDLLRERGRPVPHPLLGSVTERDGGLDYLVELGPSTSWVLDEHRVGGSGVLPGTAYLEMVRAAFADRAPDAVPVLEQVVFLSPLSVPDGATRLVRLRLEPAGEGYTFRVSSAPPGGGEGGEQEHAHGRVVPGAHEEVGHLDPAAVRSRCVPVDLQAEGSGTTAGDHFLGFGPRWTGALRSVARGDGELLAELELPEAFRGDLADYALHPALLDAATGFLRHLGDGLYLPLAYERIRVAGPLPPRLYSHVRYGHPGAGQETLTCDIVLADELGRERVRIEGYTLRRVADPAALGARPEAGARPAAPEA